A DNA window from Leptolyngbya sp. KIOST-1 contains the following coding sequences:
- a CDS encoding histidine phosphatase family protein, whose product MTPLKLLLVRHGQSVGNAAGRMEGISSTGLTALGRQQSQRLGQELAATGWHPTHIYSSPLRRATETLTALGQGLGIPTPALHAKPSEGSAESGLFDSVNLIAKAGVAVDISPELSEYDAGLFNGLTWAEACDRYPDLCQQLETSLDWQPIPGAETPEQGRARAQRFLAQVLARHGNGDRILVISHHWLLQQLIAGLLGSDRAWGLAMGHTARFEFWLDRDRWEQPGVNRLNTELWQIKRFNDCTHCLETEFQN is encoded by the coding sequence ATGACTCCGCTGAAGTTGCTGCTGGTGCGTCACGGTCAGTCTGTAGGCAATGCCGCTGGCCGGATGGAAGGAATTAGCTCGACCGGGCTAACTGCCCTGGGGCGGCAGCAGTCGCAGCGGCTAGGGCAGGAACTGGCCGCCACGGGCTGGCACCCGACCCATATCTATTCCAGCCCGCTCAGGCGAGCCACGGAGACGCTGACTGCGCTGGGGCAGGGATTGGGCATCCCGACTCCGGCCCTGCACGCCAAGCCCTCGGAGGGTTCTGCTGAATCAGGGCTATTCGACTCCGTTAATCTGATTGCCAAAGCTGGGGTGGCGGTGGACATCAGCCCTGAACTCAGCGAGTACGACGCCGGCCTTTTCAATGGCTTGACCTGGGCGGAGGCCTGCGATCGCTACCCCGATCTGTGCCAGCAGCTCGAAACCAGCCTCGACTGGCAGCCCATTCCTGGGGCCGAAACCCCGGAGCAGGGGCGGGCCAGGGCGCAGCGGTTCCTGGCCCAGGTGCTGGCCCGGCACGGCAACGGCGATCGCATTCTGGTGATCAGCCACCACTGGCTGTTGCAGCAGCTGATCGCTGGGCTGCTGGGCAGCGATCGCGCCTGGGGACTGGCGATGGGGCACACCGCCCGGTTTGAATTTTGGCTGGACCGCGATCGCTGGGAGCAGCCCGGCGTCAACCGCCTCAATACCGAGCTGTGGCAAATCAAACGCTTCAACGACTGCACCCACTGCCTCGAAACTGAATTTCAAAACTGA
- a CDS encoding GNAT family N-acetyltransferase, translating into MVQIDSNSPPLPTVGAGQPLIRPARLQDIDRLTEVLTSSFYDCSGWRYWVYPFIRLGIQEDLRQRLKTQSPRYACLMAIAATAAAPLDDTAIAGTVEASLRQPWPWQGDRHVYISNLAVEADFRRQGVASALLQSCEQLAQQWRVYDLHLHVMEDNVAAQALYHKAGFSLFQTEDSPASWVGLQARRLLLRKTIPPLAPWP; encoded by the coding sequence ATGGTACAAATTGACTCAAATTCACCTCCCTTGCCGACGGTGGGCGCGGGCCAGCCGCTGATTCGCCCCGCCCGGTTGCAGGACATCGATCGGCTCACTGAGGTGCTCACCTCCAGCTTCTACGACTGCTCGGGCTGGCGGTACTGGGTGTATCCCTTCATTCGTCTCGGCATTCAAGAGGACCTGAGACAGCGGCTGAAGACCCAGTCGCCCCGCTACGCCTGCCTGATGGCGATCGCGGCTACCGCAGCGGCACCGTTAGACGATACCGCGATCGCCGGGACGGTCGAGGCCTCCCTGCGCCAGCCCTGGCCCTGGCAGGGCGATCGCCACGTCTACATTTCAAACCTGGCGGTAGAAGCGGACTTTCGGCGGCAGGGTGTGGCCAGTGCCCTGCTGCAATCTTGCGAGCAGCTGGCGCAGCAGTGGCGGGTCTACGACCTGCACCTCCACGTCATGGAGGACAATGTAGCGGCTCAGGCGCTCTATCACAAAGCCGGGTTCAGTCTGTTTCAAACCGAGGATTCCCCTGCCTCCTGGGTGGGGCTCCAGGCCCGTCGGCTGCTGCTGCGCAAAACAATCCCTCCGCTTGCCCCCTGGCCTTGA
- a CDS encoding histidinol-phosphate transaminase, with translation MSLPFLRSAVVQLAAYTPHVEAADAPSPASLDILDTNECPYDLPEALKEKLAWHLHHDIAANRYPDGGHGALKGAIAQYVSETAAPSTFGADHISVGNGSDELIRSLLIATCAGGEGSILVADPTFSMYGILARTLGIDVVTVGRSEDSFEVDLAAAQQAIVQPQGAPVRAVFMVHPNSPTGNALAAAELVWLESLPADILVVVDEAYFEFSQQTTVAQVLHRSNWVVLRTFSKAFRLAAFRVGYAVANPALAQALEKVRLPYNLPSLTQAAAQLALAHRQELLAVVPEIQQQRRELATAIAQHTPLRLWPSDANFLYGRPPAQPGPPQKQELERWFNHLRRQGTLVRHTGGGLRITVGTPAENQRTLAHMQQL, from the coding sequence ATGTCTTTGCCCTTTTTGCGATCGGCGGTGGTTCAGCTGGCGGCCTATACGCCCCACGTTGAGGCGGCAGACGCCCCGTCCCCAGCCAGCCTCGACATTCTCGACACCAATGAGTGCCCCTACGATTTGCCCGAGGCACTCAAGGAAAAGCTGGCCTGGCACCTGCACCACGACATCGCGGCCAACCGCTACCCGGACGGCGGGCACGGGGCGCTGAAGGGGGCGATCGCCCAGTACGTGAGCGAAACCGCAGCCCCATCGACCTTTGGTGCCGACCACATCTCCGTCGGCAACGGCTCCGACGAGCTGATTCGATCGCTGCTGATTGCCACCTGCGCTGGTGGCGAAGGCTCAATCCTGGTGGCCGACCCCACATTTTCTATGTACGGTATTCTCGCCCGCACCCTGGGCATTGACGTAGTGACAGTAGGCCGCAGCGAGGACAGCTTTGAGGTCGATTTGGCTGCGGCGCAGCAGGCGATCGTGCAGCCCCAGGGAGCCCCGGTGCGCGCGGTGTTCATGGTGCATCCCAACTCGCCCACCGGCAACGCCCTTGCCGCCGCCGAACTGGTCTGGCTAGAATCCCTGCCCGCTGACATTCTGGTGGTGGTCGACGAAGCTTACTTTGAGTTCAGTCAGCAGACCACCGTGGCCCAGGTGCTCCATCGCTCCAACTGGGTCGTCCTGCGCACCTTCTCAAAGGCGTTTCGCCTGGCCGCTTTTCGGGTGGGCTACGCGGTGGCCAATCCAGCCCTGGCCCAGGCGTTGGAAAAAGTGCGGTTGCCCTACAACCTGCCCAGCCTCACCCAGGCCGCCGCCCAACTCGCCCTGGCCCACCGTCAGGAATTGCTGGCCGTGGTGCCCGAAATTCAGCAGCAGCGGCGAGAACTGGCGACGGCGATCGCCCAGCACACCCCCCTGCGCCTGTGGCCCAGCGACGCCAACTTTCTCTACGGACGCCCCCCCGCTCAGCCGGGACCACCCCAAAAGCAAGAACTGGAACGCTGGTTCAACCATCTGCGGCGGCAGGGAACCCTGGTGCGCCACACGGGGGGCGGCCTGCGAATTACCGTTGGCACTCCGGCAGAGAATCAGCGCACCCTGGCCCACATGCAGCAGTTGTAG
- a CDS encoding PIN/TRAM domain-containing protein: MLDALIVFSFILAGAGIGFYSIDLLPEPILQQVTNIEALGTVTAVFGGLIGTGLGLVMQTSYRRLERQIKELPPDRILTRAVGLVLGLLIANLMLAPLFLLPIPAEFGFIKPMTAVLGSVLFAVSGMNLADTHGRSLLRLISPSTLESTLVAEGTLKPSKTKVLDTSCIIDGRIEGLLGTGFLEGQLLVPQFVLQELQHVADASNDQKRDRGRRGLDVLNRIRESYPNRLLINSVDYDDIPTVDAKLVKLAQELNAMLLTNDYNLNKVASFQDVEVLNINDLAQAIRPAYLPGDDIDLKILKEGKEPSQGVGYLNDGTMVVVEEGRDYIGEELEVVVTGSLQTSAGRMIFARPKTSMVTS; this comes from the coding sequence ATGCTAGACGCACTCATCGTATTTTCATTCATCCTGGCTGGGGCGGGGATTGGCTTCTACAGTATTGACCTGCTGCCGGAGCCGATTTTGCAGCAGGTGACTAATATCGAGGCCCTGGGCACTGTGACCGCTGTGTTTGGCGGCCTGATTGGCACCGGATTAGGCCTGGTGATGCAGACCAGCTACCGCCGTTTGGAGCGCCAGATCAAAGAGCTGCCCCCCGATCGCATTCTCACCCGGGCCGTGGGCCTGGTGCTGGGCCTGCTGATCGCCAACCTGATGCTGGCCCCTCTGTTTCTGCTGCCGATTCCCGCCGAGTTTGGCTTCATCAAGCCGATGACGGCGGTGCTGGGCAGCGTGCTGTTTGCGGTCTCGGGCATGAATTTGGCCGACACCCACGGGCGATCGCTGCTGCGCCTGATCAGCCCCAGCACCCTGGAGTCAACCCTGGTGGCCGAGGGCACCCTCAAGCCCAGCAAAACCAAGGTGCTCGACACCAGCTGCATCATCGATGGCCGCATTGAAGGTCTGCTGGGCACCGGCTTTTTGGAGGGGCAGCTGCTGGTGCCGCAGTTTGTGCTGCAGGAGCTTCAGCATGTGGCCGACGCCAGCAATGACCAAAAGCGCGATCGCGGCAGGCGGGGCCTGGACGTGCTCAACCGCATCCGCGAGTCCTACCCCAACCGGCTGCTGATCAACTCCGTCGACTACGACGACATTCCCACCGTTGACGCCAAGCTGGTGAAGCTGGCCCAGGAACTCAACGCCATGCTGCTCACCAACGACTACAACCTCAACAAGGTGGCCAGCTTTCAAGACGTGGAAGTGCTCAACATCAACGACCTGGCCCAGGCCATTCGCCCCGCCTACCTGCCCGGCGACGACATCGATCTAAAGATTCTCAAAGAGGGCAAAGAGCCGTCCCAGGGGGTGGGCTACCTCAACGACGGCACCATGGTAGTGGTCGAAGAAGGCCGTGACTACATCGGCGAGGAGCTGGAGGTGGTCGTCACAGGCTCGCTCCAGACCTCCGCTGGACGCATGATCTTTGCCCGGCCCAAAACCTCGATGGTGACGTCTTAA
- a CDS encoding ABC transporter substrate-binding protein produces MTDSFNHVTCPKCGYEENAITAKKCEICGQVLKQGKGSLAPILAGAGALLFLGALGFTGYNAFFRDRTPQPPAQGTTPNPPMDATANPGDNAAVPSTNAPSQPGNVSNALSWGDRVLFTDAPNADMQAGATAFAGGDYATAAARFEAARQAVRNDPEALIYLNNARLGATPALGIAAVVPIGDNPNTARELLRGVAQAQDEAIQAGNPVKVLIADDRNDAGQAAAIATALVQDPAVVGVIGHGTSTTTLAAAPVYQQGGLPMIAPTSTTTELASLARTGSNFVFRVIPSDQFTGTTLARHMLAQGQSRPIVFYNSQSSYSRSLQEAFSTTLGLEGGQVAKLVDLSQGNPTAELQGSGADAVVLLPDSATFDAGIAVAQLNNGQLPVLAGDAFYRIDALQKGGASLTGTVVTVPWHPLKSTPPFAQTSSSLWGGDVNWRTALSYDAFQALSSARTAGNVAPAQGQQGRSALGQALAAQGFSANGSTGAISFLPSGDRNTTVLLVSVQPGNRSGTGFDFVPLP; encoded by the coding sequence ATGACTGACAGCTTCAACCACGTCACCTGCCCCAAGTGCGGCTACGAAGAAAACGCCATCACCGCCAAAAAGTGCGAGATCTGCGGCCAGGTGCTGAAACAGGGCAAGGGGTCGCTAGCCCCCATCCTTGCCGGGGCGGGAGCGCTGCTTTTCCTAGGCGCGTTGGGCTTTACGGGCTATAACGCCTTCTTCCGCGATCGCACCCCCCAGCCCCCGGCCCAGGGCACCACCCCCAATCCCCCCATGGATGCTACAGCCAATCCCGGCGACAACGCCGCTGTGCCCTCCACCAACGCCCCCAGCCAGCCCGGTAACGTGAGCAATGCTCTGAGCTGGGGCGATCGGGTGCTCTTTACCGACGCTCCCAACGCCGATATGCAGGCCGGGGCCACCGCCTTTGCCGGTGGTGACTACGCCACCGCCGCCGCCCGCTTCGAAGCGGCCCGCCAGGCCGTCCGCAACGACCCCGAGGCGCTGATCTATCTCAACAACGCCCGATTGGGCGCTACCCCTGCCCTGGGTATTGCCGCCGTGGTGCCCATTGGTGACAACCCCAACACCGCCCGGGAGCTGCTGCGGGGCGTGGCCCAGGCCCAGGATGAGGCGATCCAGGCGGGCAACCCGGTCAAGGTGCTGATCGCCGACGATCGCAACGATGCGGGTCAGGCGGCGGCGATCGCCACCGCCCTCGTGCAAGACCCCGCCGTGGTCGGCGTCATTGGCCACGGCACCAGCACCACTACCCTGGCCGCCGCCCCCGTCTACCAGCAGGGGGGGCTGCCGATGATTGCCCCCACCAGCACCACCACCGAGCTGGCCAGCCTGGCCCGCACCGGCAGCAACTTTGTATTTCGGGTGATTCCCAGTGACCAGTTCACCGGCACCACCCTGGCCCGCCATATGCTGGCTCAGGGGCAGAGCCGGCCCATTGTCTTCTACAACTCCCAGAGTTCCTACAGCCGATCGCTGCAGGAGGCCTTCTCCACCACCCTGGGACTGGAGGGGGGGCAGGTGGCCAAACTGGTAGACCTTTCCCAGGGCAACCCCACCGCCGAACTTCAGGGCAGCGGGGCCGATGCCGTAGTGCTGCTGCCCGACTCGGCCACCTTTGACGCCGGGATCGCCGTGGCCCAGCTCAACAATGGCCAGCTGCCGGTGCTGGCGGGCGACGCCTTCTACCGCATTGATGCCCTGCAAAAGGGCGGCGCTAGCCTGACGGGCACCGTGGTCACTGTGCCCTGGCACCCGCTGAAATCGACTCCGCCCTTCGCTCAGACCTCCTCTAGCCTCTGGGGTGGCGACGTTAACTGGCGCACGGCCCTCAGCTACGATGCCTTTCAGGCGCTCAGTTCCGCCCGCACCGCGGGCAATGTGGCCCCCGCCCAGGGGCAGCAGGGCCGTTCGGCTCTGGGGCAGGCCCTGGCAGCTCAGGGGTTTTCGGCCAATGGCTCCACGGGTGCCATTAGCTTTTTGCCCTCGGGCGATCGCAACACCACCGTGCTGCTGGTCAGCGTCCAGCCGGGCAATCGCTCGGGTACCGGCTTCGACTTTGTGCCGCTGCCGTAG
- a CDS encoding lipase family protein, which translates to MANRRFRLVLGASLYLVLGGGFRAPQAEAALTSALMQEPGWSSAAVAQGLPRRLLRAPVRLVAGLTPALLLASLSLAGGAFIALTWLHIYQQQRRWQRVELARQEVKAFRERPAVRNVLDILDYEEYRTFYISHPEDGRLLTFEAHDERLQRALRPHDEMVRMRRGLNEIKRMAQEQRVKPAALALVQRYEKEEFVIELTLRDWFDSFLGGLEYFEIMIESGLVMAEEIKPFVIHWIRLIGDRRYRRTGGSGFYDQLSHYIHWSGYGRVKALFERYGFKVLPPPYAADDFSAPRSAQYRETNRYDTYRALWLAKAAHLVYEDRDYIADIARLWLSKRVPAWQLPTTPIQKYAVETLKAWQQEGQRTTLGDLRNNYVYLDIRKTNTQAFLFRKDNNIVLSFRGTQQFDDWKTNLKIRLKAFTVGADQESVRPVGRLHRGFLEAWQSVEKQVMYWVKEWNAPTQATVEAGTATMQLWVTGHSLGGALAAVATVALETRGYAVSGLYTFGQPRVADWRLVSYMNGRMGERIFRYVNNNDIVPLIPPQIVPWVPTRVYGHMGQFRYFNDFGTLRRQSFLFQRFPDRLFGVLRAILTSGSPDAIDDHKMEFYVANLQKALVREQEEAKLEIEQSLNAGDFVESMKGRMRARRVPEG; encoded by the coding sequence ATGGCCAATCGTCGTTTTCGTCTGGTTTTGGGAGCTTCACTGTATTTGGTCCTGGGGGGCGGCTTTCGGGCCCCCCAGGCTGAGGCCGCCCTGACTTCGGCTCTAATGCAGGAACCGGGCTGGTCTAGCGCGGCCGTCGCCCAGGGGTTGCCCAGGCGGCTGCTGCGAGCGCCAGTCAGACTGGTGGCAGGCCTGACCCCAGCGCTGCTGCTGGCCAGCCTGAGTTTGGCGGGGGGAGCATTTATTGCCCTGACCTGGCTGCACATCTACCAGCAGCAGCGGCGGTGGCAGCGGGTCGAGCTGGCTCGCCAGGAGGTGAAGGCCTTCCGCGAGCGACCAGCGGTCAGGAACGTGCTCGACATCCTCGACTATGAGGAGTACCGCACCTTTTATATTTCCCACCCCGAGGATGGCCGTCTGCTGACTTTTGAGGCCCACGACGAACGCCTGCAGCGGGCCCTGCGCCCCCACGACGAGATGGTACGGATGCGCCGGGGGCTCAACGAGATCAAGCGCATGGCCCAGGAGCAGCGGGTCAAGCCTGCCGCCCTGGCCCTGGTGCAGCGCTACGAAAAAGAAGAGTTTGTCATTGAGTTGACCCTGCGGGACTGGTTCGACAGTTTTCTGGGGGGGCTGGAGTACTTTGAAATCATGATCGAGTCGGGCCTGGTGATGGCCGAGGAAATCAAACCTTTCGTCATCCACTGGATTCGGCTGATTGGCGATCGCCGCTACCGCCGTACCGGGGGCTCCGGCTTCTACGACCAGCTCTCCCACTACATCCACTGGTCGGGCTATGGGCGGGTGAAAGCCCTGTTCGAGCGCTATGGCTTCAAGGTGCTGCCGCCCCCCTACGCTGCCGACGACTTCAGCGCGCCCCGGTCGGCCCAGTACCGGGAAACCAACCGCTACGACACCTACCGCGCCCTGTGGCTGGCCAAGGCGGCCCACCTGGTCTACGAGGACCGCGACTACATTGCCGACATTGCCCGCCTGTGGTTGAGCAAGCGGGTGCCCGCCTGGCAGTTGCCCACCACACCCATCCAGAAGTATGCCGTAGAGACCCTTAAAGCCTGGCAGCAGGAGGGCCAGCGGACCACTCTGGGCGACCTGCGCAACAACTATGTCTACCTGGACATCCGCAAGACCAACACCCAGGCATTTCTATTTCGCAAGGACAACAACATTGTGCTGTCGTTTCGGGGCACTCAGCAGTTTGACGACTGGAAGACCAACCTGAAAATTCGCCTGAAGGCGTTTACAGTAGGGGCTGATCAGGAGTCGGTGCGCCCGGTGGGGCGGCTGCACCGGGGCTTTTTGGAGGCCTGGCAGAGTGTCGAGAAGCAGGTGATGTACTGGGTTAAGGAGTGGAACGCGCCCACCCAGGCAACCGTCGAGGCCGGAACGGCAACCATGCAGCTGTGGGTAACCGGCCACAGCCTGGGCGGGGCCCTGGCCGCAGTGGCCACAGTGGCCCTGGAAACCAGGGGCTATGCCGTCAGTGGACTGTACACCTTTGGGCAGCCCCGCGTGGCCGACTGGCGACTGGTCAGCTACATGAATGGCCGCATGGGCGAACGCATCTTCCGCTACGTCAACAACAACGACATCGTGCCGCTGATTCCGCCGCAGATCGTCCCCTGGGTGCCCACCCGGGTCTACGGCCACATGGGCCAGTTTCGCTACTTCAACGACTTTGGCACCCTGCGGCGGCAGTCCTTCCTGTTCCAGCGCTTTCCCGACCGGCTGTTTGGCGTCCTTCGCGCCATCCTCACCTCCGGCAGCCCCGACGCCATCGATGACCACAAAATGGAGTTTTACGTGGCCAATCTGCAAAAGGCGCTGGTCCGCGAACAGGAGGAGGCCAAACTGGAGATCGAGCAGAGCCTGAACGCTGGCGACTTTGTGGAAAGTATGAAGGGACGGATGCGGGCGCGGCGTGTGCCGGAGGGATGA
- a CDS encoding RNA recognition motif domain-containing protein — MSIYVGNLAFSATQDQLTEVFAEYGAVSRVSMPTDRETGRPRGFAFVEMESEADEDAAIEALDGAEWMGRDLKVNKARPRESRGGGGGGGGWNNRR; from the coding sequence ATGTCGATTTACGTAGGCAACCTGGCCTTTAGCGCCACCCAAGACCAACTCACCGAGGTCTTTGCCGAATACGGTGCCGTTAGCCGGGTGAGCATGCCCACCGATCGCGAAACCGGTCGTCCTCGCGGCTTTGCCTTTGTAGAAATGGAAAGCGAAGCCGACGAAGACGCCGCTATCGAAGCCCTTGACGGGGCCGAGTGGATGGGTCGTGACCTCAAGGTCAACAAGGCGCGCCCCCGTGAATCGCGCGGTGGCGGTGGTGGCGGTGGCGGTTGGAACAACCGTCGCTAG
- the rpsU gene encoding 30S ribosomal protein S21: protein MAQVVLGEDENIESALRRFKRKVARAGIFSDMRKNRHFETPIEKRKRKTIARQKQRRWGSKR from the coding sequence ATGGCCCAGGTTGTATTGGGAGAAGACGAAAACATCGAGTCGGCGCTACGGCGCTTCAAGCGCAAGGTGGCCAGGGCCGGAATTTTTTCGGACATGCGCAAGAATCGCCACTTTGAAACCCCCATCGAAAAGCGCAAGCGCAAAACCATCGCCCGTCAAAAGCAGCGCCGCTGGGGTTCAAAGCGTTAG
- the bioF gene encoding 8-amino-7-oxononanoate synthase yields the protein MAADPYGWLDKSLAALHRAHRYRSVQIIDGMAGPTVQRRGQTLVNFASNDYLGLASDPRLAEAAIAAIGTYGTGSSGSRLLSGHRELHQELETAIARLKGTEDAIVFSSGYLANLGAIAALVGTPDLILGDAYNHSSLKAGGKVSGATTLDYRHGDGADLETLLANHRDRYRRCLITTDSVFSMDGDLCPLPEILDLAATYDAMVLVDEAHGTGVFGSRGSGAIEHLGCAGRPLVTVGTLSKALGSLGGYVAGSGSLIDFLRNRAPSWIYTTGLSPADTAAALAAVRLIEAEPQRRTALWHNVSTLRQSLSQVLKNGNTTTPLRLLASESPIICLETSSAAAAIAASRHLQDAGVWVAAVRPPTVPTSRLRITLMATHSRDHLTCLINGLQSWCRT from the coding sequence ATGGCCGCAGACCCCTACGGCTGGCTAGACAAGTCTCTGGCGGCACTGCACCGCGCCCACCGCTACCGCTCGGTGCAGATCATCGACGGCATGGCTGGGCCAACTGTGCAGCGGCGGGGGCAGACCCTGGTGAACTTTGCCAGCAACGACTACCTGGGTTTGGCCAGCGACCCCAGGCTGGCCGAGGCCGCGATCGCCGCCATCGGCACCTACGGCACCGGCAGCTCGGGCTCGCGCTTGCTCAGTGGCCACCGCGAACTGCACCAGGAGCTGGAAACCGCGATCGCCAGGCTGAAGGGCACTGAGGATGCGATCGTCTTCAGCTCGGGCTACCTGGCCAATCTGGGGGCGATCGCGGCCCTGGTCGGCACCCCAGACCTAATTTTGGGCGATGCGTACAACCACTCCAGCCTGAAAGCGGGGGGCAAGGTGAGCGGGGCTACGACCCTGGACTATCGCCACGGCGATGGGGCTGACCTGGAAACTTTGCTGGCCAACCACCGCGATCGCTACCGTCGCTGCCTGATTACTACCGATAGCGTGTTTAGCATGGATGGTGACCTGTGCCCTCTACCCGAGATTCTTGACCTGGCCGCCACCTACGACGCCATGGTGCTGGTGGATGAGGCCCACGGGACAGGGGTATTTGGCTCCCGAGGTTCAGGGGCGATCGAGCATCTCGGCTGTGCCGGGCGGCCCCTGGTCACCGTCGGCACCCTGAGTAAAGCCCTGGGTAGCCTGGGGGGCTATGTTGCCGGGTCCGGATCTCTGATCGACTTTTTGCGCAACCGCGCCCCCAGCTGGATCTACACCACGGGGCTTTCTCCTGCCGACACGGCAGCAGCCCTGGCGGCCGTTCGCCTGATCGAAGCGGAACCCCAGCGCCGCACGGCCCTCTGGCACAACGTCAGCACCCTGCGCCAGAGCCTGTCTCAGGTTCTGAAGAATGGCAACACAACGACTCCGCTGCGCCTTCTCGCCTCAGAATCGCCCATTATCTGCTTAGAAACGTCGTCCGCCGCTGCCGCGATCGCCGCCAGCAGGCACCTCCAGGACGCAGGCGTGTGGGTTGCAGCCGTCCGTCCACCCACCGTTCCTACCAGCCGCCTGCGCATCACCCTGATGGCCACCCACAGCCGCGATCACCTGACCTGTCTTATCAATGGTCTACAAAGCTGGTGTCGTACCTAA
- a CDS encoding NAD(P)-dependent alcohol dehydrogenase encodes MTASNTPTVQNDEPCRRSQMRAIAQQEYGGPEVLSLQTVPKPVPGAGEVLLRVHAAAVGAGDWHLMRGKPLFIRPLFGGVLKPRIRTLGADVAGTVEAIGAAVTQFQPGDAVFGDLSECGFGAFAEYVCVPELALVPKPETVSFEMAAAVAGSGLAALQGLRDMGQIQPGQRVLVNGAGGGVGSLAVQIAKGFGAAVTAVCSAKKLAMVRSLHPDHILDYTHTDFTQTDQRYDLILDTAAYRSLWNYLPALAPGGTYVLVGGGGAQFLQGMVLGPLLGRRRNGQGPANGQRRVRCLATQPNQADLLTLRDWLVAGKIAPHIGQRYDLNGVPEAIRHLESGQVTGKAVIRILPAE; translated from the coding sequence ATGACTGCCTCAAATACACCCACGGTCCAGAATGATGAGCCTTGCCGCCGTAGCCAGATGAGGGCGATCGCTCAGCAGGAGTACGGTGGGCCAGAGGTACTGAGCTTGCAAACGGTGCCCAAGCCCGTTCCTGGGGCTGGGGAGGTGCTGTTGCGGGTGCATGCCGCCGCCGTCGGTGCCGGGGACTGGCATCTGATGCGCGGTAAGCCGCTGTTCATTCGCCCCCTGTTTGGCGGCGTGTTGAAGCCCAGGATTAGAACTCTCGGGGCAGATGTGGCGGGCACTGTGGAGGCGATCGGCGCAGCAGTGACCCAGTTTCAGCCGGGGGATGCGGTGTTTGGCGACCTGTCGGAGTGCGGCTTTGGGGCCTTTGCGGAGTATGTCTGTGTGCCGGAGTTGGCCCTGGTACCCAAGCCGGAGACCGTTTCCTTTGAGATGGCGGCGGCGGTGGCGGGGTCGGGGCTGGCGGCGCTCCAGGGACTGCGGGACATGGGGCAGATTCAGCCGGGCCAGCGGGTGCTGGTCAACGGTGCTGGCGGCGGGGTGGGGTCGCTGGCGGTGCAGATAGCTAAGGGGTTTGGCGCGGCGGTGACGGCGGTGTGCAGTGCAAAGAAGCTGGCGATGGTGCGATCGCTCCACCCCGACCACATCCTGGACTATACCCATACCGATTTCACCCAGACCGACCAACGCTACGACCTGATCCTCGACACCGCCGCCTACCGGTCCCTCTGGAATTACCTACCGGCGCTGGCGCCGGGGGGCACCTACGTACTGGTGGGCGGCGGCGGTGCCCAATTTCTGCAGGGCATGGTGCTGGGGCCATTGCTCGGGAGGCGGCGCAATGGGCAAGGCCCAGCCAACGGCCAACGCCGGGTACGATGCCTCGCCACCCAGCCCAACCAGGCCGACCTGCTGACCCTGCGGGACTGGCTGGTGGCGGGAAAGATTGCCCCCCACATTGGCCAGCGCTACGACCTGAACGGGGTGCCTGAGGCGATTCGCCATCTGGAATCTGGGCAGGTGACTGGAAAAGCAGTGATTCGAATATTGCCCGCAGAATAA
- a CDS encoding TetR/AcrR family transcriptional regulator: MSEINSPAPDRPLSRERILAEAMVLADRGGLEALSMRKLAEALGVKAMSLYNHIANKDDLIDSLIDRVVSEIELPRLDSDWQTAMRRRAISAYAVLLRHPWAALVLMSRLNVGPAMLRYVDATLGCLVEAGFSSEMADHGWNAIDSHIYGFTLQALNFPLNPADYPVVAKSFVDHIPADQYPYLNQLTYQVIEGRYDGLHSFEFGLDLILDGLENLRVQNCDDGHCA, from the coding sequence ATGTCTGAGATAAATAGCCCTGCCCCCGACAGGCCCCTCAGCCGAGAGCGGATTTTAGCTGAGGCCATGGTTCTCGCCGATCGGGGCGGCCTGGAAGCCCTCTCAATGCGCAAGCTAGCCGAGGCCCTAGGGGTCAAGGCCATGTCACTCTACAATCACATCGCTAACAAAGATGACCTGATCGACAGCTTGATCGATCGGGTGGTGAGCGAAATTGAGTTACCCCGGCTTGATAGCGACTGGCAAACGGCCATGCGGAGGCGAGCCATCTCGGCCTACGCAGTGCTGCTGCGGCATCCCTGGGCGGCCCTGGTGCTGATGTCGCGCCTTAATGTTGGTCCTGCTATGCTGCGCTATGTTGACGCCACGTTGGGTTGCCTAGTTGAGGCGGGTTTTTCCTCCGAAATGGCTGATCACGGCTGGAATGCGATCGATAGCCACATCTACGGATTTACCCTTCAGGCGCTAAATTTTCCCCTCAACCCCGCAGACTACCCGGTGGTGGCCAAGAGTTTTGTAGACCATATCCCCGCCGACCAGTACCCCTACCTCAACCAACTCACTTACCAAGTGATTGAGGGCCGCTACGATGGTCTCCACAGCTTCGAGTTCGGCCTAGATCTCATTCTCGACGGCCTCGAAAACCTAAGGGTACAAAACTGTGACGATGGCCATTGCGCTTAG